Proteins from one Salvelinus namaycush isolate Seneca chromosome 34, SaNama_1.0, whole genome shotgun sequence genomic window:
- the LOC120028718 gene encoding gem-associated protein 7-like has translation MSTLVTVLRLPRGPDPNGRGFDPNSPRFVALCPTTISASTETGTDSVEIGEEQRARSALRESFLRTLIAMTNKQVQFHMYERVKVEAKFGASDIDVLNFQVSELQTPIGVQKEALLRCQDVISYSFDL, from the coding sequence ATGAGTACGCTCGTGACAGTGCTTCGCCTCCCGAGAGGACCTGATCCGAATGGCCGCGGATTCGACCCGAACTCACCCCGTTTCGTCGCGCTGTGTCCAACTACTATTTCAGCTTCGACTGAAACAGGGACTGACTCTGTCGAAATTGGAGAAGAGCAGCGTGCACGGTCGGCTTTGAGAGAAAGCTTCCTGAGAACGCTCATAGCCATGACCAATAAGCAGGTGCAATTCCACATGTACGAGAGAGTCAAGGTTGAGGCGAAGTTTGGAGCGTCGGACATTGACGTGCTCAACTTCCAAGTTTCCGAACTACAGACTCCCATTGGGGTGCAGAAAGAAGCTCTGCTCAGGTGCCAGGATGTCATTTCATACTCGTTTGATCTCTGA